A window of the Microtus pennsylvanicus isolate mMicPen1 chromosome 4, mMicPen1.hap1, whole genome shotgun sequence genome harbors these coding sequences:
- the LOC142848269 gene encoding olfactory receptor 2B11-like — protein MKLINRAFPEDFILLGFTKYPWLDRPLFFVLLISYMFTLLGNIAIILVSQLDSQLRSPMYFFLTSLSFLDLCFTTTTVPQMLFNLQGFNKNITYLGCMAQAYVFHWLGCTECVLLGIMALDRYVAVCKPLRYSVIMDHRLCLQLSSTAWLTGLANSLLQSTLTVQLPLCGNQMLDHFFCELPGLIKMSCGDTTVNEITLSVVATFLIMGPLSMILVSYSYIAQTVLRIPSAAGRLKAFNTCSSHLLVVSLFYGPGIYIYMQPSEEGSQDLIKVLTLFYCVITPMANPFIYTLRNKDVIGAMRRLLRKAISTKGI, from the coding sequence ATGAAGCTCATCAATAGAGCTTTTCCAGAAGATTTCATTCTCTTGGGCTTTACCAAATACCCATGGCTGGATCGTCCTCTCTTCTTTGTCCTCCTGATCTCCTACATGTTCACATTGCTGGGAAACATTGCTATTATTCTGGTCTCTCAGCTTGATTCCCAGCTCCGAAGtcccatgtatttcttccttACCAGCCTATCATTTTTGGATCTCTGTTTCACCACCACAACTGTCCCTCAAATGCTCTTCAACTTACAGGGGTTCAACAAGAACATCACTTACCTAGGCTGCATGGCCCAGGCCTATGTGTTTCATTGGCTAGGCTGCACAGAATGTGTTCTGCTGGGCATCATGGCCTTAGATCGCTATGTGGCTGTGTGCAAGCCTCTGAGGTATTCTGTCATCATGGACCACAGGCTCTGTCTGCAGCTGTCCAGCACTGCTTGGCTCACTGGCCTGGCCAATTCTCTACTGCAGTCTACCCTCACTGTACAGTTGCCCCTATGTGGGAACCAGATGCTGGACCACTTCTTCTGTGAGCTGCCTGGGCTTATTAAGATGTCTTGTGGGGACACCACAGTCAATGAGATCACTTTATCAGTGGTGGCCACATTCTTGATAATGGGTCCCCTCTCCATGATACTTGTGTCTTATAGTTACATCGCCCAAACTGTACTTCGAATTCCTTCTGCGGCTGGGAGGCTTAAAGCTTTCAACACTTGCTCATCTCACTTGCTGGTGGTGTCTTTATTTTATGGGCCAGGTATCTACATCTACATGCAACCTTCCGAAGAAGGCTCCCAAGACCTCATCAAGGTCTTGACTCTGTTTTACTGTGTCATTACTCCTATGGCTAATCCATTCATCTACACTCTGAGGAACAAAGACGTCATAGGGGCTATGAGGAGGCTTCTGAGGAAGGCCATTTCAACTAAGGGGATATGA